A single window of Priestia filamentosa DNA harbors:
- the miaA gene encoding tRNA (adenosine(37)-N6)-dimethylallyltransferase MiaA, with amino-acid sequence MTEKEKVVVIIGPTAVGKTELSIKLAKKLNAEIISGDSMQIYRGMDIGTAKITEEEMDGVMHHLIDIKDPDESFSVAEFQKLVREKMCDITSRGKLPMIVGGTGLYIQAALYDYEFTKEKANSTVRTRLEERLELEGAEVLHSELQKVDPLSAERIHMNNTRRVIRALEVYETTGTPFSEHVDEEKHELLYNAVFIGLTMEREQLYARINKRVDMMMDKGLLKEVSDLIQRGINKEAQSVQAIGYKELYDFAEGRTSLDEAVELLKRNSRRYAKRQLTWFRNRLPIQWFDMTDARPSEKFAEIFAYIEGK; translated from the coding sequence TTGACAGAGAAAGAAAAAGTGGTCGTAATTATCGGTCCAACGGCCGTTGGAAAAACCGAGCTAAGCATAAAGCTCGCAAAAAAGCTGAACGCTGAGATTATATCAGGAGACTCGATGCAAATTTACCGAGGAATGGATATTGGGACAGCGAAAATTACGGAAGAGGAGATGGATGGTGTTATGCATCATCTTATTGACATTAAAGATCCGGACGAAAGTTTCTCTGTTGCCGAATTTCAAAAGCTTGTGCGCGAAAAAATGTGCGATATTACAAGTAGAGGAAAGCTGCCGATGATTGTAGGCGGAACAGGGCTTTACATTCAAGCGGCACTTTACGACTACGAGTTTACAAAAGAAAAAGCAAACAGTACGGTTCGCACGCGTCTAGAAGAGCGCCTAGAGCTTGAGGGAGCAGAAGTGCTTCACAGCGAGCTCCAAAAAGTAGATCCACTAAGCGCAGAGCGTATTCATATGAATAACACAAGACGGGTGATCCGCGCGCTTGAAGTATACGAAACAACAGGAACGCCGTTTAGTGAGCATGTTGACGAAGAAAAGCATGAGCTTCTTTATAATGCGGTCTTTATTGGACTTACAATGGAGCGAGAGCAGCTATATGCGAGAATTAACAAGCGCGTTGATATGATGATGGATAAGGGACTTTTAAAAGAGGTTTCAGATTTAATCCAAAGAGGAATTAATAAAGAGGCGCAGTCTGTTCAAGCGATAGGTTATAAAGAGCTGTACGATTTTGCGGAAGGTCGCACAAGCTTAGATGAAGCTGTTGAGCTCTTGAAGCGCAATTCAAGACGATATGCAAAACGTCAGCTCACATGGTTTCGCAATCGTTTGCCTATTCAGTGGTTTGACATGACAGACGCTCGTCCTTCTGAAAAGTTTGCTGAAATTTTTGCTTATATAGAAGGAAAATAG
- the hfq gene encoding RNA chaperone Hfq, producing MKQSINIQDQFLNQLRKDNVFVTVFLLNGFQLRGLVKGFDNFTVLLETEGKQQLIYKHAISTFAPNKPVSMEFE from the coding sequence ATGAAACAGTCAATCAACATTCAAGATCAGTTTTTGAATCAGCTTCGCAAAGACAACGTATTTGTAACAGTATTCCTACTAAACGGTTTTCAACTTCGCGGCCTTGTAAAAGGGTTCGACAATTTTACCGTTTTATTAGAAACGGAAGGCAAACAGCAGCTTATCTATAAGCATGCGATTTCGACGTTTGCACCAAACAAACCTGTTTCAATGGAATTCGAATAA
- a CDS encoding Fur-regulated basic protein FbpA: MNEVKQKAAEDRKNQLITKLLNVGLYKKYGKHLYEFSLQELEKEYLNQTKQKIISRA, translated from the coding sequence ATGAATGAAGTGAAACAAAAAGCGGCAGAAGACCGCAAAAATCAACTAATCACAAAACTATTAAATGTTGGGTTATATAAAAAGTATGGAAAACATCTTTACGAGTTTTCTCTCCAAGAACTTGAAAAAGAGTATCTCAACCAAACAAAACAAAAAATAATCTCTCGCGCATAA
- the spoVK gene encoding stage V sporulation protein K gives MERPVTLKNNGQINIVLNNETQKTHGTQTSSFIPVVKQEVKHEALRDIEREMAKLVGMEEMKRIVKEVYAWLYVSKRREEIGLKAEKQALHMMFKGNPGTGKTTVARLLAKLFLEMKVLSKGHLIEAERADLVGEYIGHTAQKTRDLIKKAMGGILFIDEAYSLGRGGEKDFGKEAIDTLVKHMEDRHQEFVLILAGYSREMDNFLMLNPGLKSRFPLVIDFKDYTVSELLQIADKMLKERQYELTKEALYKLRQHLNDVTGQSSLQTFSNGRYVRNVIEKSIRSQAMRLLTTNKFDREELMTLKSIDLILSDGEKVSF, from the coding sequence TTGGAGAGACCAGTTACGCTAAAAAATAACGGTCAAATTAACATCGTTTTAAATAATGAAACGCAAAAAACACATGGAACTCAAACTTCCTCCTTTATCCCTGTTGTAAAGCAAGAGGTCAAACATGAAGCCCTTCGCGATATCGAAAGAGAGATGGCAAAGCTTGTTGGCATGGAAGAAATGAAGCGAATCGTGAAAGAAGTGTACGCATGGCTTTATGTGAGCAAAAGGCGCGAAGAAATCGGGTTGAAAGCTGAAAAACAGGCGCTTCATATGATGTTCAAAGGGAATCCAGGCACAGGGAAAACAACAGTTGCGAGACTTCTAGCCAAACTGTTTCTTGAAATGAAGGTGCTCTCAAAAGGGCATTTAATTGAAGCAGAGCGGGCAGATTTAGTTGGGGAATATATCGGACATACGGCGCAAAAGACGCGTGATCTCATAAAAAAAGCAATGGGCGGCATTTTATTTATTGATGAAGCTTATTCACTTGGCCGAGGCGGAGAGAAAGACTTTGGAAAAGAAGCAATCGACACGCTTGTAAAACATATGGAAGACAGACATCAAGAGTTTGTGCTAATCTTAGCGGGGTATTCTCGCGAGATGGATAACTTCTTAATGCTGAATCCAGGCTTAAAATCGAGATTTCCGCTTGTTATTGATTTTAAAGATTATACAGTAAGTGAGCTTTTGCAAATTGCAGATAAAATGTTAAAAGAACGTCAATATGAGCTGACAAAAGAAGCGCTATATAAGCTTCGTCAGCATTTAAACGACGTAACAGGACAGTCAAGCCTTCAAACTTTCAGCAACGGCCGCTACGTCAGGAACGTGATTGAAAAGTCAATTCGCTCACAAGCAATGCGGCTCCTCACAACAAACAAGTTCGATCGTGAAGAATTGATGACATTAAAGAGTATTGATTTAATTTTATCAGACGGAGAAAAGGTGTCGTTTTGA
- a CDS encoding trimeric intracellular cation channel family protein, whose product MTWEVLSIIGTIAFAISGAIIAMEEEYDILGVYILGIVTAFGGGAIRNVLIGVPVSTLWNQSMYFHIALISITLVFLFPNHLLKHWHKWGNLTDAIGLAAFAIQGALYATEMNHPLSAVIVAAVLTGCGGGLVRDLLARRKPLVLHDEIYAVWAVMAALFIGLNIATTPISLYVLLVGIVGLRMCSLFYKWRLPFRSLRQERGTEM is encoded by the coding sequence GTGACGTGGGAAGTGTTAAGCATCATTGGAACAATTGCGTTTGCAATCAGCGGCGCGATTATCGCCATGGAAGAAGAGTATGATATTTTGGGCGTTTATATTTTAGGGATTGTTACCGCATTTGGTGGAGGTGCCATCCGAAATGTGCTAATCGGCGTTCCGGTTTCCACGCTTTGGAATCAAAGCATGTATTTCCACATTGCGCTTATTTCGATTACACTGGTCTTTTTATTTCCTAATCATTTATTAAAACACTGGCACAAGTGGGGAAACTTAACGGACGCGATTGGGCTTGCCGCATTTGCCATTCAAGGCGCGCTTTATGCAACAGAGATGAACCACCCGCTTAGCGCTGTTATTGTAGCCGCTGTTTTAACAGGATGTGGTGGCGGACTTGTGCGTGACCTGCTTGCAAGACGAAAGCCGCTTGTACTGCATGATGAGATTTATGCAGTGTGGGCTGTGATGGCTGCGCTTTTCATCGGGCTTAACATTGCAACAACGCCCATCAGCCTCTATGTTCTTCTTGTTGGAATTGTTGGGCTTCGGATGTGCTCTCTTTTTTATAAATGGCGTTTGCCTTTCAGGTCGCTTCGCCAAGAAAGAGGAACAGAAATGTAA
- the hflX gene encoding GTPase HflX, with translation MHTLQRNEKEKTVLVGCQLPGDDEVRFGHSLDELESLTETAGGEVILTLTQKRERVHPATYIGKGKLEELLAAVEETEPDLVVFNDELSPSQLRNLTDMLSVRIIDRTQLILDIFAQRAATKEGHLQVELAQLNYLLPRLSGQGVNLSRLGAGIGTRGPGETKLETDRRHIRGRIHDLKQQLKTVVEHRKRYRARRKENQSIQVSLVGYTNAGKSTLFNKLTNAGTFEENQLFATLDPLTRKTQLPSGLDILLTDTVGFIQDLPTTLVAAFRSTLEEVTEADFILHVVDSSNPDYTTHEKTVHKLLEELNVTDVPMLTVYNKKDEVDPEFIPSTTESLLISALDAKDIEELKAKTSDLIKSSMEHYNVELSPSEGEWLSTLKRDSILEGFHFNEEKEVYECSGYIAKTHPLYESLREREK, from the coding sequence TTGCATACTTTACAACGAAACGAAAAGGAAAAAACTGTACTTGTTGGCTGTCAGCTTCCAGGAGATGACGAAGTTCGCTTCGGCCATTCGTTAGATGAGCTCGAGTCGTTAACAGAAACGGCTGGTGGAGAAGTAATTTTGACGCTAACGCAAAAGCGTGAACGAGTCCATCCTGCTACATATATCGGAAAAGGAAAGCTTGAAGAACTGCTCGCAGCTGTTGAAGAAACAGAGCCTGATCTTGTTGTATTCAATGACGAGCTTTCACCAAGTCAGCTTCGCAACTTAACAGACATGCTAAGCGTTCGGATTATTGACAGAACGCAGCTTATTTTAGATATCTTTGCACAGCGCGCCGCAACGAAAGAAGGACACCTGCAAGTTGAGCTTGCACAGCTCAACTATTTATTGCCTCGCTTGTCAGGGCAAGGTGTGAATTTATCTCGTCTTGGAGCCGGAATCGGAACGCGCGGACCTGGGGAAACAAAACTTGAAACAGACCGCCGTCATATTCGCGGCAGAATTCATGATTTAAAACAGCAGCTGAAAACAGTTGTCGAACACCGCAAGCGCTACAGAGCGCGCCGTAAGGAAAATCAGTCGATTCAAGTGTCGCTTGTTGGCTATACAAATGCAGGGAAGTCAACGCTTTTTAACAAGTTGACAAATGCAGGAACATTTGAGGAGAACCAGCTTTTTGCAACGCTTGATCCGCTAACGCGCAAAACGCAGCTTCCATCAGGACTTGATATTTTATTAACAGATACAGTTGGATTTATTCAAGACTTGCCAACAACGCTTGTTGCGGCTTTCCGTTCAACGCTTGAAGAAGTAACAGAAGCCGATTTTATCTTACACGTTGTGGACAGCTCAAATCCTGATTACACAACACACGAAAAAACGGTACATAAATTACTTGAAGAATTAAATGTTACAGACGTACCGATGTTAACCGTTTATAATAAGAAGGATGAAGTGGATCCGGAATTTATCCCGTCTACAACAGAGTCTTTATTAATCTCGGCGCTTGACGCTAAGGATATTGAAGAGCTGAAAGCGAAAACGAGCGATCTTATCAAATCTTCGATGGAGCACTATAATGTAGAGCTTTCGCCAAGCGAAGGAGAGTGGCTGTCAACTCTAAAACGCGACAGCATTTTGGAAGGTTTTCATTTTAATGAAGAAAAAGAAGTATATGAATGCAGCGGCTATATCGCAAAAACACATCCGCTGTATGAATCATTGAGGGAGCGAGAAAAGTAA
- a CDS encoding aminotransferase class I/II-fold pyridoxal phosphate-dependent enzyme: MLEKLYGTKLARIAEEVESLIKERHEEVDLVAQYNQHRVLKSFREHQIGDVHFTPSTGYGYDDIGRDALERVYADVFGTDASLVRPQIISGTHAISTALFGVLRPGDELLYITGKPYDTLEEIVGIRGKEGIGSLKDFNIGYHAVPLGDDGNVDFEAVKESMNERTKMIGIQRSKGYGIRPSFTVEQIREMITFVKNINPEVIVFVDNCYGEFVETMEPSHVGADLMAGSLIKNPGGGLAKIGGYIAGRGDLVELCSYRMTAPGLGSEAGASLYSLQEMYQGFFMAPHTVAQALKGAIFTSALLERLGMNTSPKWHESRTDLIQSVQFDERDKMVAFCQAIQYASPINSHVTPYPSYMPGYEDDVIMAAGTFIQGASLELTADGPIRPPFVAYVQGGLTYEHVKIAILSAVTSLIEKELLAL; encoded by the coding sequence ATGTTAGAAAAGTTGTACGGAACAAAATTAGCACGCATTGCAGAAGAAGTAGAATCACTCATTAAGGAAAGACACGAGGAAGTAGATCTAGTTGCTCAATACAACCAGCATCGCGTGTTAAAAAGTTTCCGTGAGCATCAAATCGGCGACGTGCACTTTACGCCATCAACAGGATATGGTTATGACGATATTGGAAGAGATGCGCTTGAACGCGTTTATGCTGATGTGTTTGGAACAGATGCATCTCTTGTACGTCCGCAAATCATTTCAGGAACGCATGCCATTTCAACAGCACTTTTTGGCGTGCTTCGCCCAGGGGACGAGCTTTTATATATCACAGGAAAGCCGTACGATACGCTTGAAGAAATTGTGGGCATCAGAGGCAAAGAAGGCATTGGCTCGTTAAAAGACTTTAACATTGGCTATCATGCTGTTCCGCTAGGAGATGACGGAAACGTAGATTTCGAAGCTGTCAAAGAAAGCATGAATGAACGCACGAAGATGATTGGCATTCAGCGTTCGAAAGGATATGGCATTCGTCCGTCGTTTACGGTTGAACAAATTCGGGAAATGATTACTTTCGTCAAAAACATTAATCCAGAAGTTATTGTTTTTGTTGATAACTGCTACGGTGAATTTGTTGAAACAATGGAGCCATCACACGTTGGCGCAGACCTTATGGCAGGCTCGCTGATTAAAAACCCTGGCGGCGGTTTGGCGAAAATTGGCGGCTATATTGCCGGTCGTGGTGACCTTGTTGAGCTTTGCTCATACCGTATGACAGCACCAGGACTTGGCAGTGAAGCAGGTGCATCACTATACAGCCTTCAAGAAATGTATCAAGGCTTCTTTATGGCGCCGCACACTGTGGCGCAAGCATTAAAAGGGGCGATTTTTACATCTGCGCTTCTAGAACGTCTTGGCATGAATACAAGCCCCAAATGGCATGAAAGCCGCACAGATCTTATTCAATCTGTTCAGTTTGATGAGCGAGATAAAATGGTTGCTTTTTGCCAAGCGATTCAATATGCTTCACCAATTAATTCACATGTGACCCCGTACCCAAGCTATATGCCTGGCTATGAAGATGACGTGATTATGGCAGCTGGAACGTTCATCCAAGGAGCAAGCCTTGAATTAACGGCGGACGGACCGATTCGTCCTCCATTTGTAGCATATGTACAAGGCGGACTAACATATGAGCACGTCAAGATTGCGATTCTGTCCGCTGTAACGTCGCTAATCGAAAAAGAATTGTTAGCTTTGTAA
- a CDS encoding MerR family transcriptional regulator: MGDNIRRNMPLFPMSIVMKLTELSARQVRYYEEHDLIAPARTEGNRRLFTFNDVDKLLEIKELIERGVNLAGIKQIFEVQKEKGKYTKTEVKTPDQEMSEEELRKLWRSEITHQAGRQNRTALNQGDMSRFFH; encoded by the coding sequence ATGGGTGATAATATTCGTCGAAACATGCCTTTATTTCCAATGAGTATCGTTATGAAATTGACAGAACTATCAGCAAGGCAAGTTCGTTACTATGAGGAACACGATCTTATTGCTCCTGCGAGAACAGAAGGAAATCGACGTCTTTTCACATTTAACGACGTTGATAAGCTTCTTGAAATCAAGGAACTAATTGAAAGAGGCGTCAATTTAGCTGGAATCAAGCAAATTTTCGAAGTTCAAAAGGAAAAAGGCAAGTATACAAAAACAGAAGTAAAAACGCCGGACCAAGAGATGAGCGAAGAAGAGCTTCGCAAACTATGGCGCTCTGAAATTACGCACCAAGCGGGAAGACAAAACCGCACAGCGTTAAATCAAGGGGATATGTCACGCTTTTTCCATTAA
- the glnA gene encoding type I glutamate--ammonia ligase, with the protein MAKYTKEDIFKMANEENVKYIRLQFTDILGTIKNVEIPSSQLEKALDNKMMFDGSSIEGFVRIEESDMYLYPDLDTWVVFPWTSEKGKVARLICDIYNPDGTPFEGDPRNNLKRILKEMEELGFTDFNLGPEPEFFLFKLDEKGEPTLELNDKGGYFDLAPTDLGENCRRDIVLELEEMGFEVEASHHEVAPGQHEIDFKYANALRACDDIQTFKLVVKTIARKHGLHATFMPKPLFGVNGSGMHCNLSLFNNGENSFFDKDADLQLSATARQFIAGIVKHATSFTAVTNPTVNSYKRLVPGYEAPCYVAWSAQNRSPLIRIPASRGLSTRVEVRSVDPAANPYLAIAVMLAAGLDGIKNKLTPPKPIDRNIYVMNKPEREKEGISDLPATLAAALEELKSNEVMVDALGKHLFEHFIEAKEIEWDMFRTQVHPWERDQYMTLY; encoded by the coding sequence ATGGCAAAGTACACAAAAGAAGACATTTTCAAAATGGCGAACGAAGAGAACGTAAAATATATCCGCTTGCAGTTTACGGATATCCTAGGAACGATCAAAAACGTTGAAATTCCTTCAAGTCAGCTTGAAAAAGCACTTGATAACAAAATGATGTTCGACGGATCTTCAATTGAAGGATTTGTTCGTATTGAAGAATCTGATATGTACTTATATCCGGATCTTGACACATGGGTAGTGTTCCCATGGACGTCTGAAAAAGGAAAAGTAGCTCGTCTTATTTGTGACATCTACAATCCAGACGGCACTCCATTCGAAGGGGACCCTCGTAACAACTTGAAGCGCATCTTAAAAGAGATGGAAGAGCTAGGCTTCACAGATTTCAATCTTGGACCTGAGCCAGAATTCTTTTTATTCAAGTTAGATGAAAAGGGAGAGCCAACTCTTGAACTAAACGATAAAGGCGGATATTTTGACCTAGCACCAACAGACTTAGGTGAAAACTGCCGTCGTGATATCGTGCTTGAGCTTGAAGAAATGGGCTTTGAGGTTGAAGCATCTCACCATGAAGTTGCTCCTGGTCAGCACGAAATCGACTTCAAATATGCAAATGCCCTAAGAGCATGCGATGACATCCAAACGTTCAAGCTTGTTGTCAAAACAATCGCACGCAAACACGGACTTCACGCAACATTCATGCCAAAACCACTTTTCGGTGTTAACGGTTCTGGTATGCACTGTAACTTATCTCTATTCAATAATGGAGAAAACTCGTTCTTCGATAAAGATGCTGACCTTCAGCTAAGCGCCACAGCTCGTCAGTTTATCGCAGGAATTGTTAAGCACGCAACAAGCTTTACAGCTGTAACAAACCCAACAGTTAACTCATACAAACGTCTTGTACCTGGATATGAAGCACCATGTTATGTTGCTTGGTCTGCACAAAACCGCAGCCCATTAATCCGTATCCCAGCATCACGCGGTCTTAGCACACGTGTTGAAGTACGTAGCGTTGACCCTGCAGCAAACCCATACTTAGCAATTGCTGTTATGCTTGCAGCAGGTCTTGACGGAATTAAAAACAAACTAACTCCGCCAAAACCAATCGACCGCAATATCTACGTTATGAACAAGCCAGAGCGTGAAAAAGAAGGCATCTCAGACCTTCCAGCAACACTTGCTGCAGCGCTTGAAGAGCTTAAATCAAACGAAGTAATGGTTGATGCCCTAGGAAAACACTTATTCGAACACTTCATCGAAGCGAAAGAAATCGAGTGGGATATGTTCCGTACGCAAGTACATCCATGGGAACGTGACCAATATATGACGCTTTATTAA
- a CDS encoding sigma-54 interaction domain-containing protein, protein MKQTDWNENELILNSLKDDLLVTNRDGIIVRASKGSGDIYNVNSEELLGKSVYELELQGLFTPNVTSIILRDKKKVTLVQTTKQGKKLLVTGIPVKDSKGEIVRVVSYSHDITELIEVKKYLDSMEDEMGRVKTELEMLRNKHLLTEGLVAKSEKMQNVLSTAVQVSDVDVNVLLLGESGVGKSHLAKFIHNKSPRNNGAFIEVNCGAIPDHLFEAEFFGYEAGAFTGASRNGKVGLVELADKGTLFLDEIGELSLIHQVKVLKFIQEKQFYRVGGRKLKKVDCRLIAATNKDLEKGVREKEFREDLYFRLSVVPITIPPLRDRPEDIFPIITHFLQQFEKKYNRTKELDEAVTHSLLTHEWKGNIRELINMIERLVVTSPTSLVTAEHLPQSLRNQETQGIFQRADGLILKDALEYVEKEMLLKAKKQNRTTIEMANALGISQPSVVRKLKKYNIQ, encoded by the coding sequence ATGAAACAAACGGACTGGAACGAAAATGAATTAATTCTTAATTCTTTAAAAGATGATTTGCTCGTAACAAATCGGGATGGAATCATTGTAAGAGCCAGTAAAGGTTCAGGTGATATTTATAATGTTAATTCGGAGGAATTGTTAGGTAAGTCGGTTTATGAGTTAGAATTACAAGGCTTATTCACGCCCAATGTTACATCAATTATTTTGCGGGATAAAAAGAAAGTAACCTTGGTGCAAACGACCAAACAAGGGAAGAAATTATTAGTCACCGGAATCCCTGTCAAGGATTCAAAAGGAGAAATCGTACGAGTCGTCAGCTATTCTCACGATATCACGGAGTTAATAGAAGTTAAGAAATATTTAGATTCCATGGAAGATGAAATGGGACGCGTAAAAACGGAATTGGAAATGCTCAGAAACAAACATCTGCTGACAGAAGGACTAGTGGCAAAAAGTGAAAAAATGCAAAACGTTCTTTCGACAGCTGTACAAGTTTCAGATGTTGATGTAAATGTGCTACTCCTTGGTGAATCTGGGGTTGGAAAGTCTCATTTAGCTAAATTTATACATAATAAGAGTCCCAGAAACAACGGAGCTTTTATAGAAGTCAACTGTGGGGCTATTCCTGATCATTTATTTGAAGCTGAATTTTTTGGCTATGAAGCAGGGGCTTTTACAGGCGCTTCGCGTAATGGAAAAGTCGGGCTGGTAGAGCTAGCTGATAAGGGAACGTTATTTTTAGATGAAATAGGAGAACTTTCTCTTATACACCAAGTGAAAGTATTAAAATTCATTCAGGAGAAACAATTTTACCGAGTCGGAGGTAGAAAGCTGAAAAAGGTTGATTGCCGGCTTATCGCAGCAACGAACAAAGACTTGGAAAAAGGAGTGAGGGAAAAAGAGTTTAGGGAAGACCTTTATTTTCGTTTAAGTGTCGTTCCAATCACAATCCCTCCGTTGCGAGATCGACCAGAAGACATATTCCCGATTATTACCCATTTTCTTCAGCAATTCGAAAAAAAGTACAACAGAACAAAAGAGCTTGATGAAGCTGTTACTCATAGCTTATTGACACATGAATGGAAAGGAAACATCCGGGAATTAATTAATATGATTGAACGTTTAGTGGTAACTTCTCCTACCTCGTTAGTTACTGCAGAACACTTGCCGCAATCGTTAAGAAATCAAGAGACACAAGGAATCTTTCAACGGGCAGACGGTCTAATCCTTAAGGATGCATTAGAATATGTGGAAAAAGAAATGTTATTAAAAGCAAAAAAGCAAAATAGAACCACGATTGAAATGGCGAATGCTTTAGGGATCAGTCAGCCTTCAGTTGTAAGAAAATTAAAAAAATATAACATTCAATAA
- a CDS encoding aspartate aminotransferase family protein encodes MTEPWNHLMDHLSDLLAPSMAKDHPNLPVVKAEGCYYYGLDGRKYLDFTSGIATANTGHRHPKVIHAIKEAADHLMHGPSGVIMYESILRLAEELKTILPKGLDCFFFANSGTEAIEGAIKLAKHVTKRPYVVSFMGCFHGRSLGALSVTTSKSKYRKFLQPTGLVYQVPYANPKECPVHEDPEEYFKKKLENDFDILFKHQVTPEEVACMIIEPVLGEGGYIIPPKGWLEKIREVCDEHGILLIFDEVQTGFGRTGDWFASQTFGVTPDIMAIAKGIASGLPLSATVASKELMEKWPIGSHGTTFGGNPIACSAALATIEVLKEENLIANSKMMGDYATKKLTELKAQHPIIGSIRSVGLMIGIEIVDPYTGEPDGYTLLEILNKCLEKGVLFYLCGNSGEVIRMIPPLTVTKQEIDTGIQVLNEAIIEVKKVANIQPTSF; translated from the coding sequence ATGACTGAACCATGGAATCACTTAATGGATCATTTATCCGATCTGCTTGCTCCAAGTATGGCAAAGGATCATCCGAATCTTCCAGTTGTTAAAGCAGAAGGTTGCTATTATTACGGATTGGATGGAAGAAAATATTTAGATTTTACTTCAGGTATCGCGACAGCAAATACAGGCCATCGACATCCCAAAGTGATACATGCGATTAAAGAGGCGGCTGATCATTTGATGCACGGGCCGTCTGGAGTAATTATGTATGAGTCCATCCTTAGATTGGCAGAAGAATTAAAAACGATACTCCCTAAAGGTCTTGACTGCTTTTTCTTTGCTAATAGCGGAACAGAAGCGATCGAAGGCGCCATTAAATTAGCAAAACATGTGACGAAAAGACCTTATGTTGTTTCATTCATGGGTTGTTTTCACGGTCGCTCACTAGGCGCATTGAGCGTGACAACTTCGAAAAGTAAATATCGCAAATTTTTACAGCCTACAGGGCTTGTTTATCAAGTTCCTTATGCCAATCCGAAGGAATGTCCAGTTCATGAAGATCCGGAAGAATACTTCAAGAAAAAACTAGAAAATGACTTTGACATCCTTTTTAAGCACCAAGTAACCCCAGAAGAAGTCGCCTGCATGATTATTGAACCTGTACTTGGAGAAGGCGGATATATCATCCCTCCAAAAGGATGGTTGGAAAAAATCCGGGAAGTTTGTGATGAGCATGGCATCCTGTTAATCTTTGATGAGGTTCAAACGGGATTTGGAAGAACGGGGGATTGGTTTGCATCTCAAACATTTGGTGTAACCCCTGATATTATGGCCATTGCAAAAGGAATAGCATCGGGGCTGCCGCTGAGTGCAACTGTTGCCTCTAAGGAACTTATGGAAAAGTGGCCAATTGGGAGCCATGGAACAACCTTTGGCGGAAACCCAATTGCTTGTTCAGCTGCACTAGCTACGATTGAAGTGTTAAAAGAAGAAAATCTGATTGCTAACTCCAAAATGATGGGCGATTATGCAACTAAGAAGCTTACTGAATTAAAAGCTCAGCATCCTATAATAGGCAGCATTCGTTCAGTAGGTCTTATGATTGGTATTGAAATTGTTGATCCATATACAGGAGAACCAGATGGATATACATTGTTGGAGATTCTTAACAAATGCTTGGAAAAAGGAGTTTTATTCTATTTATGTGGCAACAGCGGAGAGGTCATTCGTATGATTCCCCCTTTAACGGTAACCAAACAGGAAATTGATACAGGCATCCAAGTGTTGAATGAGGCAATAATAGAAGTCAAAAAAGTGGCGAACATTCAACCTACAAGCTTTTAA